One segment of Pseudomonas sp. FP2196 DNA contains the following:
- the earP gene encoding elongation factor P maturation arginine rhamnosyltransferase EarP, with translation MPPLKTRWDIFCTVVDNYGDIGVTWRLARQLVAEHSLTVRLWVDDLRAFERICPEIDVSAAQQWQRGVEVRHWPSEWLHADAADVVIAAFACQLPSAYMDAMAAREKPPLWMNLDYLSAEDWVTGCHGLPSVKYKSVQKIFFFPGFQPGTGGLLRERGLLEQRQQFQQDAAAQRQFLQGLGIERAPDAQLISLFAYENAGLASWLDVLAADATPTHLLVPEGRILGDVARWLGVETLSVGAIHVRQSLTVQVLPFVRQDQYDHLLWCCNFNAVRGEDSFVRAQWAGRPMLWHIYQQDEDIHLDKLDAFLALYTKGLSPAAAEAMNGLWRAWSAGQPIGDHWLKARKHWPEVQKNAEAWCLEQGLQADLAAALVQFYLNWI, from the coding sequence ATGCCGCCACTGAAAACCCGCTGGGATATTTTTTGCACTGTGGTCGACAACTATGGCGATATCGGCGTGACCTGGCGTCTGGCTCGGCAACTGGTCGCCGAGCATTCGCTGACGGTGCGGCTGTGGGTCGATGATCTGCGCGCGTTCGAGCGCATTTGCCCGGAAATCGACGTCAGCGCAGCGCAGCAATGGCAGCGAGGTGTCGAGGTACGCCACTGGCCGAGCGAGTGGCTCCATGCTGACGCCGCCGACGTGGTGATTGCTGCGTTTGCCTGCCAATTGCCGAGTGCTTACATGGACGCCATGGCCGCGCGCGAGAAGCCGCCGCTATGGATGAACCTCGACTATCTGAGCGCCGAAGACTGGGTCACCGGCTGCCACGGCCTGCCGTCGGTCAAATACAAATCGGTGCAGAAAATCTTCTTCTTTCCGGGCTTCCAGCCGGGCACCGGTGGGCTATTGCGTGAACGAGGATTGCTTGAGCAGCGTCAGCAGTTTCAACAGGATGCCGCGGCGCAGCGACAATTCCTGCAAGGTCTGGGGATTGAACGCGCGCCAGACGCCCAGCTGATTTCCCTGTTTGCCTACGAGAACGCCGGGCTGGCCAGTTGGCTGGACGTGTTGGCAGCAGACGCTACACCGACTCACTTGCTGGTGCCGGAAGGGCGGATTCTCGGCGACGTCGCGCGATGGCTCGGAGTTGAGACCCTCTCCGTCGGGGCGATCCATGTCCGCCAGTCGCTGACTGTGCAGGTGCTGCCTTTCGTCCGTCAGGATCAATACGATCACTTGCTTTGGTGCTGCAATTTCAACGCGGTGCGTGGCGAAGACTCGTTTGTCCGGGCGCAGTGGGCGGGACGGCCGATGCTTTGGCACATCTATCAACAGGACGAAGACATTCATCTGGACAAGCTCGATGCCTTCCTCGCGCTCTATACAAAGGGACTTTCGCCGGCTGCTGCCGAAGCGATGAACGGTCTGTGGCGGGCCTGGAGTGCCGGCCAGCCGATCGGTGACCACTGGCTAAAGGCTCGCAAACATTGGCCAGAAGTACAGAAAAATGC
- a CDS encoding transcription elongation factor GreAB has product MNKHSVHQLILDKLRIDLDIAERAAQTAYETATHEENIAENKYDTLGLEASYLAAGQAKRVEEIRQSLAQCQNLTLRAYDENRGIEVGALLGLEDEKGREQWLFLAPDAAGLKVDVVGQPITVITPRSPLGKSLLGKFEGDEVEILVAGTRQQFAVTEVL; this is encoded by the coding sequence ATGAACAAGCACAGCGTCCACCAACTGATTCTCGACAAATTGCGCATCGACCTCGATATCGCCGAACGCGCGGCACAAACCGCTTACGAAACCGCGACTCACGAAGAGAACATCGCCGAAAACAAGTACGACACTCTGGGGCTTGAGGCGTCGTATCTGGCGGCGGGTCAGGCGAAACGGGTCGAGGAAATCCGCCAGTCACTGGCGCAGTGCCAGAACCTGACACTGCGTGCCTATGACGAAAACCGTGGAATTGAGGTCGGCGCCCTGCTCGGCCTGGAAGACGAAAAGGGTCGTGAGCAATGGCTGTTTCTGGCGCCGGATGCGGCGGGCCTGAAGGTCGACGTGGTCGGCCAGCCGATTACCGTCATCACCCCGCGCTCGCCGCTGGGCAAAAGCCTGCTGGGCAAGTTCGAAGGTGATGAAGTGGAGATTCTGGTAGCGGGCACCCGGCAACAGTTTGCTGTCACCGAGGTGCTCTGA
- the cysB gene encoding HTH-type transcriptional regulator CysB has protein sequence MKLQQLRYIWEVAHHDLNVSATAQSLYTSQPGISKQIRLLEDELGVEVFARSGKHLTRVTPAGERIITTAGEILRKVESIKQIAQEFSNEKKGTLSIATTHTQARYALPPVISNFIKQYPDVALHMHQGSPMQIAEMAADGTVDFAIATEALELFGDLVMMPCYRWNRCVVVPQGHPLTKLPKLTLEALAEYPIVTYVFGFTGRSKLDEAFSHRGLTPKVVFTAADADVIKTYVRLGLGVGIVAKMAVDTKLDNDLVVLDASELFESSITKIGFRRGTFLRGFMCDFIEKFAPHLTREVMAKAIQCHNKQELEELFDGVELPVH, from the coding sequence ATGAAGCTTCAACAATTGCGCTACATCTGGGAAGTGGCGCACCACGACCTCAACGTTTCCGCTACGGCCCAAAGCCTTTACACCTCGCAACCGGGCATCAGTAAACAAATCCGTCTCTTGGAAGATGAACTCGGCGTTGAAGTATTTGCCCGCAGCGGCAAGCACCTGACCCGCGTCACGCCAGCCGGCGAGCGCATCATCACCACTGCCGGTGAGATTCTGCGCAAGGTCGAAAGCATCAAGCAGATCGCCCAGGAATTCTCCAACGAGAAGAAAGGTACGCTGTCGATCGCCACGACTCACACCCAGGCGCGTTATGCGTTGCCGCCGGTGATCAGCAATTTCATCAAGCAATACCCGGACGTTGCGCTGCACATGCATCAGGGCTCGCCGATGCAGATCGCCGAAATGGCCGCTGACGGCACCGTCGATTTCGCCATCGCCACCGAAGCGCTGGAGTTGTTCGGCGATCTGGTGATGATGCCGTGCTACCGCTGGAACCGCTGTGTGGTCGTGCCTCAGGGCCACCCGCTGACCAAGCTGCCGAAGCTGACCCTCGAAGCACTGGCCGAATACCCGATCGTGACTTACGTGTTCGGTTTCACCGGCCGCTCGAAACTCGACGAAGCATTCAGCCACCGTGGCCTGACGCCGAAAGTGGTGTTCACCGCTGCCGACGCCGACGTGATCAAAACCTATGTGCGCTTGGGGCTGGGTGTGGGCATCGTGGCGAAAATGGCCGTCGATACCAAACTCGACAACGATCTGGTGGTGCTGGATGCCAGTGAGCTGTTCGAATCGAGCATCACCAAGATCGGTTTCCGTCGTGGCACCTTCCTGCGTGGTTTCATGTGCGATTTCATTGAGAAGTTCGCGCCGCACCTGACCCGCGAAGTGATGGCCAAAGCCATTCAGTGCCACAACAAGCAAGAGCTGGAAGAACTGTTCGACGGCGTCGAGCTGCCCGTCCACTAA
- a CDS encoding universal stress protein, protein MIRSMLYATDLGLYAPFVMQHALALARTFDADLYVVHAVEPMGLFAESVLQSYLDEQALNEFHSQGLKTVIANIEQRVLDSFREELGEEGEQDLQRICAVRVLQGDPSQVILDQAQKLSVDLLIVGSHSHGVGAETPLGRTAARVLQLAKVPVYLVPLVERRRREDR, encoded by the coding sequence ATGATTCGTTCGATGCTGTATGCCACTGACCTCGGTCTGTACGCGCCGTTTGTGATGCAGCATGCCCTGGCCTTGGCGCGAACGTTCGATGCCGACTTATATGTAGTGCATGCGGTGGAACCGATGGGGCTGTTTGCCGAATCTGTGTTGCAGAGCTATCTCGACGAGCAAGCGTTGAACGAATTCCATAGCCAGGGTCTGAAAACAGTCATCGCCAATATCGAGCAACGGGTGCTCGACAGTTTTCGTGAAGAACTGGGCGAGGAGGGTGAGCAGGATCTGCAGCGGATTTGCGCGGTGCGCGTGCTACAGGGCGATCCTTCGCAGGTGATTCTCGACCAGGCGCAGAAACTCTCTGTCGATTTGCTGATCGTAGGAAGTCACAGCCACGGGGTAGGCGCGGAAACACCCTTGGGGCGCACGGCGGCGCGGGTCCTGCAATTGGCCAAGGTGCCGGTTTATCTGGTACCGCTGGTAGAGCGTCGGCGCCGTGAGGATCGCTGA
- a CDS encoding 5'-nucleotidase, with amino-acid sequence MAKNIDDKLVLAISSRALFDLSESHKVYLSSGVEAYRQYQIEHEDEILAPGDAFPLVEKLLSLNSRLGRARVEVILVSRNSADTGLRVFNSIHHYGLAISRAAFVGGRSPYPYLKAFGCDLFLSTHAEDVRAALDAGFAAATILSGGASRAASDELRIAFDGDAVIFSDESERVYQSGGLEAFQAKERESAREPLRGGPFKGFLAALNLLQREFPDDDCPIRTALVTARSAPAHERVIRTLREWDIRLDESLFLGGLTKSAFLEAFAADVFFDDQAGHCELAREVVATGHVPHGISNEPSI; translated from the coding sequence ATGGCCAAGAACATCGATGACAAACTGGTGCTGGCGATTTCGTCGCGCGCCTTGTTCGACCTGAGCGAGAGCCACAAGGTCTACCTGTCGAGCGGCGTCGAAGCCTACCGGCAATACCAGATCGAGCACGAAGACGAGATCCTCGCGCCCGGTGACGCCTTTCCACTGGTGGAAAAACTCTTGAGCCTGAACAGTCGCCTCGGCCGCGCGCGGGTCGAGGTGATTCTGGTGTCACGCAACAGCGCCGACACCGGGTTGCGCGTGTTCAATTCGATTCATCATTACGGCCTGGCGATTTCCCGCGCGGCGTTTGTCGGCGGGCGCAGTCCTTATCCCTATCTGAAGGCGTTTGGATGCGACCTGTTTCTCTCCACCCATGCCGAGGACGTTCGCGCGGCGCTGGATGCCGGTTTCGCCGCCGCGACCATTTTGTCCGGGGGCGCCAGTCGTGCGGCCAGCGACGAACTGCGCATCGCCTTCGACGGTGACGCGGTGATCTTTTCCGACGAGTCGGAGCGCGTCTATCAGTCAGGCGGGTTGGAAGCGTTCCAGGCCAAGGAGCGCGAGTCGGCGCGTGAGCCCTTGCGCGGTGGGCCATTCAAGGGCTTCCTGGCGGCGCTCAATCTGCTGCAGCGCGAATTCCCCGACGACGACTGCCCGATCCGTACCGCGCTGGTGACCGCTCGTTCGGCTCCGGCCCATGAGCGAGTCATCCGCACGCTGCGCGAGTGGGACATCCGTCTCGATGAATCCCTGTTTCTCGGCGGCCTGACCAAATCGGCGTTTCTCGAAGCGTTTGCCGCCGACGTGTTCTTTGACGATCAGGCCGGTCACTGCGAGCTTGCCCGCGAAGTGGTTGCAACCGGCCATGTGCCACACGGCATCAGCAACGAACCATCGATCTAA
- a CDS encoding putative 2-dehydropantoate 2-reductase: protein MGTINKPVVGIIGTGAIGGFYGLMLARAGFDVHFLLRSEFSAVAEHGLQVDSAVHGKLTLNPVQAYSVAEDMPKCDWLLVGAKTTSSAGLAPAIIQAAKPDAKVLVLQNGLDVEDSLRELLPESLHVLGGLCLVCVHRDAPGQITHQALGAVNVGYHSGPAVDEAARMALVEEGAGLFRAAGIDSQAMPNLHQARWQKLVWNIPYNGLSVLLGASTTPLMADDDSRALIQALMAEVVQGARACGHEIPPGYAEYLFMMTEKMPDYWPSMYHDFLYKRPLELEAIYARPLLAARAAGCELPRIEALYRNLSFIDRRNV, encoded by the coding sequence ATGGGGACAATCAACAAACCGGTAGTGGGGATCATCGGTACTGGCGCCATCGGCGGGTTCTACGGATTGATGCTGGCACGAGCCGGATTCGATGTGCACTTTCTGTTGCGCAGTGAGTTTTCGGCTGTGGCCGAGCACGGCTTGCAGGTGGACAGTGCGGTGCACGGCAAGCTCACGCTGAATCCGGTGCAGGCCTATTCTGTTGCTGAAGACATGCCCAAGTGCGACTGGCTGCTGGTCGGCGCCAAGACCACCAGTTCGGCAGGCCTCGCTCCAGCGATCATTCAAGCGGCCAAGCCCGATGCGAAAGTGCTGGTGCTGCAAAATGGTCTGGACGTCGAGGACAGTTTGCGTGAGTTGTTGCCTGAGTCCCTGCATGTGTTGGGTGGACTGTGTCTGGTTTGCGTGCATCGCGACGCGCCGGGGCAGATCACCCACCAAGCCCTCGGCGCAGTAAACGTCGGTTATCACAGCGGCCCGGCAGTCGATGAGGCGGCGCGCATGGCGTTGGTCGAAGAGGGCGCCGGACTGTTCCGCGCCGCGGGTATCGACTCCCAGGCAATGCCCAATCTACATCAGGCACGCTGGCAGAAACTGGTCTGGAATATTCCCTACAACGGTCTCTCGGTGTTACTCGGCGCCAGCACTACGCCACTGATGGCCGACGACGACAGCCGCGCATTGATCCAGGCGCTTATGGCCGAAGTGGTGCAGGGCGCGCGGGCTTGCGGTCACGAGATCCCGCCCGGTTATGCCGAGTATCTGTTCATGATGACCGAGAAAATGCCCGACTACTGGCCGAGCATGTACCACGACTTTCTGTATAAGCGACCGCTGGAGCTGGAGGCGATTTATGCCCGACCACTGCTGGCGGCGAGAGCGGCAGGCTGTGAGCTGCCGCGCATCGAGGCGCTGTATCGCAATTTGAGTTTTATCGACCGACGTAACGTTTAA
- a CDS encoding thioredoxin family protein, translating into MSTDSLCRPFDIVSPSIVVESELTDFDADQRLLAMSGVSLVIFTSVGCASCRYAREVLPGFDLAVDRLCWIDASDNGGLVERYQVFHLPALFVVRDGDFFGALHTRLTGEALNVSLAQALGRIAEELP; encoded by the coding sequence ATGAGCACAGACTCCCTGTGTCGGCCATTTGACATTGTTTCCCCCAGTATAGTGGTCGAATCCGAACTGACCGATTTCGACGCCGACCAGCGGCTGCTGGCGATGAGCGGCGTTTCGCTGGTGATTTTCACCAGCGTCGGCTGCGCCAGTTGCCGCTATGCCCGTGAGGTATTGCCCGGTTTCGACTTGGCAGTGGATCGGCTGTGCTGGATCGACGCCAGTGACAACGGCGGGCTGGTGGAGCGTTACCAGGTCTTTCATTTGCCGGCGCTGTTTGTGGTGCGCGACGGTGATTTCTTTGGGGCATTGCATACGCGTCTTACGGGCGAAGCGCTGAACGTGTCGCTGGCGCAGGCGCTGGGTCGAATTGCAGAGGAGTTGCCATAA
- a CDS encoding PilZ domain-containing protein, whose product MGRFIPHPDEVPVELTLLKPECISRQRLHTISLGGIACNYHRAWRHGTALQVRMPTLNADICFPGYVAWCLRRKKGYLLGIAFTDEQTLFSARMGEQVCQIERYCRMNDTHDDLQDNQALALQWVEQHADEFSQDSVRKAFAQPVLD is encoded by the coding sequence ATGGGACGTTTCATTCCTCATCCGGACGAAGTGCCGGTTGAATTAACCTTACTCAAGCCTGAGTGTATTTCCAGGCAACGGCTGCACACTATCAGCCTCGGCGGGATCGCTTGCAATTACCACCGTGCCTGGCGCCACGGTACGGCCCTGCAGGTGCGCATGCCGACGCTCAATGCCGATATCTGTTTTCCAGGGTACGTGGCGTGGTGTTTGCGCCGCAAAAAAGGCTATCTGCTGGGTATCGCCTTCACTGATGAACAAACGCTGTTCAGCGCGCGAATGGGTGAGCAGGTGTGTCAGATCGAACGCTACTGCCGCATGAACGACACCCACGATGACCTGCAGGATAATCAGGCGCTGGCCCTGCAATGGGTCGAACAGCACGCTGACGAGTTCTCCCAAGACAGCGTTCGCAAGGCTTTTGCCCAGCCAGTGCTGGATTAA
- a CDS encoding 3-deoxy-7-phosphoheptulonate synthase: protein MADLPINDLNVASNETLITPDQLKRDIPLSDAALRTVTKGREVIRNILDGTDHRLFVVIGPCSIHDIKAAHEYAERLKVLAAEVSDTLYLVMRVYFEKPRTTVGWKGLINDPYLDDSFKIQDGLHIGRQLLLDLAEKGLPTATEALDPISPQYLQDLISWSAIGARTTESQTHREMASGLSSAVGFKNGTDGGLTVAINALQSVSSPHRFLGINQEGGVSIVTTKGNAYGHVVLRGGNGKPNYDSVSVALCEQALNKAKIKPNIMVDCSHANSNKDPALQPLVMENVANQILEGNQSIIGLMVESHLNWGCQAIPKDLADLQYGVSITDACIDWSATENTLRSMHAKLKDVLPKRQRS from the coding sequence ATGGCTGATTTACCGATCAACGACCTAAACGTCGCCTCTAACGAGACCCTGATCACTCCTGATCAGCTCAAGCGTGATATCCCTCTGAGCGACGCCGCCCTGCGCACCGTCACCAAGGGCCGCGAAGTCATTCGCAACATTCTTGATGGCACCGACCACCGTCTGTTCGTAGTGATCGGCCCGTGCTCGATCCACGACATCAAGGCTGCCCACGAATACGCCGAGCGCCTGAAGGTGCTGGCTGCGGAAGTCTCCGATACTTTGTATCTGGTCATGCGCGTGTATTTCGAGAAGCCACGGACTACCGTCGGCTGGAAAGGCCTGATCAACGATCCTTATCTGGACGACTCCTTCAAAATTCAGGACGGTCTGCACATCGGTCGCCAGTTGCTGCTGGACCTGGCCGAAAAAGGCCTGCCGACCGCCACAGAAGCGCTTGACCCGATCTCCCCGCAGTATCTGCAGGACCTGATCAGCTGGTCGGCCATCGGCGCGCGTACCACAGAATCCCAGACTCACCGTGAGATGGCTTCCGGCCTGTCCTCGGCAGTCGGTTTCAAGAACGGCACCGACGGTGGTCTGACTGTGGCGATCAACGCCTTGCAGTCGGTTTCCAGCCCGCACCGTTTCCTCGGCATCAACCAGGAAGGTGGCGTGTCGATCGTCACCACCAAAGGCAACGCCTACGGCCACGTAGTGCTGCGCGGTGGCAATGGCAAGCCGAACTACGATTCGGTCAGCGTAGCCCTGTGCGAACAGGCGCTGAACAAGGCGAAGATCAAGCCGAACATCATGGTCGATTGCAGCCACGCCAACTCCAACAAGGATCCGGCCCTGCAACCGCTGGTGATGGAGAACGTCGCCAACCAGATCCTCGAGGGCAACCAGTCGATTATCGGCTTGATGGTCGAGAGCCACTTGAACTGGGGCTGCCAGGCGATTCCGAAAGACCTCGCCGACCTGCAATACGGCGTGTCGATCACCGATGCGTGCATCGACTGGTCCGCCACCGAGAACACCCTGCGCAGCATGCACGCCAAGCTCAAGGATGTTCTGCCAAAACGCCAGCGCAGCTGA
- a CDS encoding GNAT family N-acetyltransferase, protein MSEALSIHHDQAGHQFETNVDGHRAYLTYMDLGKQTLDIYRTFVPNALRGRGIAAALTESALQYAEEMGYTVIPSCSYVERYMERHQRRAAKI, encoded by the coding sequence ATGAGCGAGGCGTTGTCCATCCACCATGACCAGGCTGGTCATCAGTTCGAGACCAATGTGGACGGTCATCGTGCCTACCTGACCTATATGGATCTGGGGAAACAGACCCTGGATATCTATCGGACATTTGTGCCCAACGCCCTGCGCGGCCGTGGCATCGCGGCAGCGCTGACCGAAAGCGCGCTGCAATACGCCGAAGAAATGGGTTACACGGTGATCCCATCGTGCTCCTACGTCGAGCGCTACATGGAACGTCATCAGCGCCGCGCCGCGAAAATCTGA
- the oprI gene encoding outer membrane lipoprotei OprI, whose amino-acid sequence MNNVLKFSALALAAVLATGCSSASKETEARLTATEDAAARSQARADEAYRKADEALAAAQKAQQTADEANERALRMLDKASRK is encoded by the coding sequence ATGAACAACGTTCTGAAATTCTCTGCTCTGGCTCTGGCCGCAGTTCTGGCTACCGGTTGCAGCAGCGCATCGAAAGAAACCGAAGCACGTCTGACCGCTACTGAAGACGCAGCTGCTCGCTCCCAGGCTCGTGCAGACGAAGCTTACCGTAAAGCTGATGAAGCTCTGGCTGCTGCTCAAAAAGCACAACAGACTGCTGACGAAGCTAACGAGCGTGCTCTGCGCATGCTGGACAAAGCTAGCCGCAAGTAA
- a CDS encoding L,D-transpeptidase family protein has translation MLPRFPAVTRCLSLAALCVAGPVAALELPLPPPGEDIIGQVQVIKAKYEDTFADLGTTYDLGYSEMVAANPGVDAWLPGAGTEIVLPTRFILPPGPREGIVINLAEYRLYYFPKGRNVVYTFPLGIGREGWGSPIAHTSIIAKTPNPTWTPPASIKAEHAADGDPLPNVVPAGPDNPLGPFKFTLGTPGYLIHGSNKKFGIGMRTSHGCFRMFNNNVLEMAGMVPVGTSVRIINDAYKFGRSGGKVYLEAHTPIDDKGNPSVVDKHTAVINAMLKREDVTNNLRMNWDVVRDVVAAEDGLPTEIGTPNTSAPIVSAAPIDLQQ, from the coding sequence ATGTTGCCGCGCTTTCCTGCCGTCACCCGCTGCCTGTCACTTGCCGCCCTGTGTGTGGCGGGTCCCGTTGCTGCATTGGAGCTTCCCCTGCCACCTCCCGGTGAGGACATCATCGGCCAGGTGCAGGTGATCAAAGCCAAGTACGAAGACACTTTCGCCGATCTGGGCACAACCTACGATCTGGGTTATTCGGAAATGGTTGCGGCCAACCCGGGCGTCGATGCCTGGTTGCCGGGCGCCGGTACCGAAATCGTCCTGCCGACGCGTTTCATTCTGCCGCCAGGCCCGCGTGAAGGCATCGTCATCAACCTTGCCGAATACCGTCTCTACTACTTCCCGAAAGGCCGGAACGTGGTGTACACCTTCCCGCTGGGTATCGGTCGTGAGGGCTGGGGTTCGCCCATCGCGCATACATCGATCATAGCCAAGACGCCGAACCCGACCTGGACGCCTCCGGCATCGATCAAGGCCGAGCACGCCGCTGACGGTGATCCGCTGCCAAACGTGGTGCCGGCAGGTCCTGACAACCCGCTGGGTCCTTTCAAGTTCACCCTGGGTACTCCGGGCTACCTGATCCACGGTTCGAACAAGAAGTTCGGTATCGGCATGCGTACCAGTCACGGCTGTTTCCGCATGTTCAACAACAACGTGCTGGAAATGGCTGGCATGGTGCCGGTCGGTACCTCGGTGCGTATCATCAACGATGCGTACAAGTTCGGTCGCAGTGGTGGCAAGGTCTATCTGGAGGCGCACACGCCGATCGACGACAAGGGCAACCCGTCGGTGGTCGACAAGCACACTGCGGTGATCAACGCGATGCTCAAGCGTGAAGATGTCACCAACAACCTGCGCATGAACTGGGATGTGGTGCGTGATGTGGTTGCGGCCGAAGACGGCCTGCCGACGGAGATCGGCACGCCGAATACGTCGGCACCGATTGTTTCGGCGGCGCCCATCGACCTGCAACAGTAA
- a CDS encoding arylesterase: MRVWFLSAGLALMCMAQNAAAGTVLIVGDSISAGFGLDTRLGWVSLLEQRLKQEGFDDKVVNASISGDTSAGGQARLPALLAEHKPELVILELGGNDGLRGMPPTQLQQNLASMIDSSRQSGAKVLLLGMQLPPNYGKRYTDAFAEVYGKLADDKKIPLVPFFLDGVGGHPDLMQADGLHPAAGAQGKLLENVWPTLKPLL; the protein is encoded by the coding sequence ATGCGTGTGTGGTTTTTGAGTGCTGGCCTGGCCTTAATGTGCATGGCCCAGAACGCAGCGGCGGGTACTGTCCTGATCGTTGGCGATAGTATCAGCGCCGGTTTCGGACTGGATACCCGCTTGGGATGGGTATCGTTGCTTGAGCAACGGCTCAAACAGGAGGGTTTCGACGACAAAGTAGTGAATGCCTCCATCAGCGGTGACACCAGTGCCGGAGGCCAGGCACGCCTGCCGGCGCTGCTTGCAGAGCATAAGCCGGAGCTGGTGATTCTCGAGTTGGGAGGTAATGACGGCTTGCGCGGAATGCCGCCAACGCAATTGCAACAAAATCTTGCCTCGATGATCGACAGCTCCCGCCAAAGCGGCGCCAAGGTGCTGTTGCTCGGTATGCAATTGCCGCCTAACTACGGTAAGCGCTACACCGATGCCTTCGCCGAGGTGTACGGCAAACTCGCCGACGATAAAAAGATCCCGTTGGTGCCGTTTTTCCTCGACGGTGTGGGCGGTCATCCAGATCTGATGCAGGCCGATGGTCTGCACCCGGCGGCCGGGGCTCAGGGCAAGTTGCTGGAAAATGTCTGGCCGACGCTAAAACCGCTGTTATGA
- a CDS encoding ABC transporter ATP-binding protein gives MGASILTAKNLSKVVPSAEGELTILHELSLELNKGDSLAIVGASGSGKSTLLGLLAGLDLPSSGEVTLAGQSLSNLDEDQRARIRAEHVGFVFQSFQLLDSLNALENVMLPLELDGRKDARERATELLQRVGLGQRLTHSPRQLSGGEQQRVAIARAFAAEPDVLFADEPTGNLDSHTGERISDLLFELNKERGTTLVLVTHDERLAHRCRRLIRLEAGLLVAPLEP, from the coding sequence ATGGGCGCAAGCATTCTCACCGCGAAGAACCTCAGCAAAGTGGTTCCCAGCGCGGAAGGTGAACTGACTATCCTGCACGAACTCAGCCTGGAACTGAACAAGGGCGACAGCCTGGCCATCGTCGGCGCGTCCGGTTCCGGCAAATCCACCCTCCTCGGCCTGCTCGCCGGACTCGATTTGCCGAGCAGCGGCGAAGTGACACTGGCCGGCCAGAGCCTGAGCAATCTCGACGAAGACCAGCGCGCGCGCATCCGAGCCGAGCATGTGGGTTTCGTTTTTCAATCGTTCCAGTTACTCGACAGCCTCAACGCGCTGGAAAACGTCATGCTGCCGCTGGAACTCGATGGCCGCAAAGACGCCCGCGAGCGCGCCACCGAGTTGCTTCAGCGGGTTGGCCTCGGTCAGCGTCTGACGCATTCACCGCGCCAGCTCTCCGGTGGCGAGCAACAACGCGTGGCGATTGCCCGGGCGTTTGCAGCCGAACCGGACGTGCTGTTCGCGGATGAGCCCACCGGCAATCTCGACAGCCACACCGGAGAGCGCATCAGCGACCTGTTGTTCGAATTGAACAAGGAACGCGGCACCACCCTGGTGCTCGTGACCCACGACGAACGCCTGGCGCATCGCTGCCGGCGCCTGATCCGTCTTGAAGCCGGGCTGTTGGTCGCCCCTCTGGAGCCTTGA